AGTTTATGATGATTTAATCAGTGAACATTTATTGAATGAAACCATTATCCCTGTTTGCAGTCCTTATTATGCACAGCAAAATGATTTATATAACAAAATTGAGAATTTATCGAAATGTTTTATACTGCATGACACTCAGGCGTGGGGATATGATTCAAGTTTTGATGAATGGGAAAGTTGGGCAAAACATTTTTCATTGCCATACGATTTTAGCGAAATGCAAAATATATGTTTTGATCGTTCAGATTTAGCTGCAATAGCCGCAATAAATCATGCTGGTATTGCGATGGGAAGAAAACAGATCGTTAAAAATTATCTCGAATCAGGCTTATTAGTTACTCCATTTGAAGGGATGGAAGTGGAGTGCCCTCAACATTATTATATCTGTACACCAAAAGAGAGATATAACCCTAAAGTTGATTTATTTATTAAATGGTTAAAGAGTTATATGTAAGACTGTTGTCTCAAAATATTAGATTAGTTGTTAATTTACATACTCAACTTTACTAAAGTGCGGTTGTTAACCGCACTCATAAATTATCTATTATTTTTTAAATGCTTTAAATTTGATAATGCAATGGCCAATAGAATAATTACAACGCCCATCCATTGGTTAAAAAATACTAATTCTTTTAAATAAAGATAAGAACAGGTAACAGCCACGGGTAATTCTGCTGCTGATAATATCGCACTTAATGAAATTCCTATTTTAGGCATACCCACTGCAAATAAAAATGGTGGTAAGACTGTACCGAACAAAGCTAATAAAAAACCTAATTGATAAAGTTTATCACTGATATCAAATTTAAAGAAAAACATAGGCGGAAAAATTAAGAATGTCACAATGCAAGCGCCCGTTATCATCAATGCACTTTTTTCTAATTTTGGTAAATCATTACCAATATTACTACTGGTCGTGATAAATAATGAGTACATTAATGCGGCTAAAAATCCAAACAGACAGCCAGTTAAATTCAATTTAATGTCTTCATTAAAAATACCCGCAGCTAAACAGCTACCAAAAATAATCGCAACTACGGTTAAAATTTGAATGTTAGTTGGCTTATTTTTAAAGATAACAAAATCAATGATGATACTTATCCAAAGATATTGCATTAATAAAATAATAGCTATTGATGCGGGAACTAATTGTACACATTGATAATAACAAATACCCACTAATCCCGGAAAAATACCAACGGCACAGGTTTTCCATTTTTTAGTTAATTGGCGTTTGGTAGTAAAATCAGTATTTGATTTATTTAGTGATTTAACTAAAAAATGAGTCAACCACAACATAATCATACCTAAAAAACATTGAACTCCAGTCACTTCGCCAAGTGTATAGCCATCTTTATAAGCGGTTTTTACAATTGAAGAAAGCACCCCAAAGCTACATGCTCCTAAAAAAACTAAAAAACCACCCACAAATTTCTCTTTCATATTTAAATCTCATTACTCTAACAAAATATTATCTTCAACAAACACAATTAGAGTCACAGGGGCTATCCCCTGCGCCTCTTTAATTACTTAATAATTAGTATAAAGAATACTAAAAGAATCAGAACAGAATGAACGCTATTATATTTAGCTCATTAGTTTGACCAGTAAATTATTGCACAACAGGCTCGGATTTACTGTGGCGGTAGTTAAATGTGAAATAAAAAACTACTCCTAATATAAGTGCATAAGATGCAAAAATCATCCAAATTGTTTGCCAATCTTTAACATTGTCATGGGTACACATATCAACAACAAAACCACTCAATATTGATCCTAAATATGCACCAATGCCATTAACCATGGTCATATATAACCCTTGTGCACTCGCTCTGATATTAGGGTTTACTTCTTTTTCGATAAAAATAGAACCCGAAATATTGAAAAAGTCAAATGCACAGCCATACACAATCATTGACAACATTAATAGTACAAAACCAAAAGGCGTTGGATCGCCAAAAGCAAACAGACCAAATCTGAGCGTCCAAGCAATCAAGCTGATCATAATGACCTTTTTGATACCAAATTTCTTAAGAAAGAAAGGAATGGTCAAAATAAATGCCACTTCAGCCATTTGTGAAACAGATAACAAAATTGCTGGATACTGAACAATCAAGCTATTTTTAAACTCGGGATTTTTACCAAAATCATGTAAAAATGCACCACCAAATGTATTAGTGATTTGTAAGATTGCACCAAGTAACATTGCAAATAGAAAAAACACGGCCATGGTCGGATTCTTAAACAGTACAAATGCATCTAGACCTAAACGAGAACTCCAAGACTGTTGCTGTGATTTATTTATGGTAATATTAGGTAATGTTGCACTATACATCACTAACAAAACTGACGCAGCACTTGCAACATAAAGCTGAGCATTGCTCAATTCGAATTTTAGTAAGCTAATCATCCACATTGCAGCAATAAAACCAATAGTACCAAAAACCCTAATTTTAGGAAAAACAGAGACTGTATCTAATTTTTCTTCGTCCAGACAGTGATAACTGATAGAGTTTGATAATGCAATGGTTGGCATAAAAGCAAATGCATTACATAACATCACCCAAAATAGCATTGTCGAATTATTGACTGATGCAGCATAAAACAGCGCAATAGCGCAAACGCAGTGGCAAAGCATATACAAATATTTAGGCTGCAAAAATTTGTCAGCAATAATGCCAATAATGCAAGGCATTATTAATGCAGCTAAACCTTTTGTACTAAAAATCATTCCTACTTCGGAACCTGAAAAGTGCAAAGTGTTGAACAGATAACCACCGAATGTAACTAACCAGCTTCCCCAAATAAAATATTGGAAAAACATCATTATTTTCAATCTATCTTTAATGTTCATTATTTATTCCTAAAATAATGTGAACCTTTTATAGTAAATAATAAAAAGTATTGATTAAAAACGCGCTATTGTTTTAGTGATTAGCTGTAAAAATGTTGATTTAACACGCTCAGCTGTTTCAATTACTTCTTCGTGACCTAAAGGTTGATCTAATATGCCGCATGCCATGTTAGTTAAGCAAGAGATCCCAATAGTTTTAATACCTGAATGATGGGCAATAATTGCTTCGGGTACAGTTGACATGCCCACTGCATCGGCACCTAATACTCGAATCATTCTAATTTCGGCTGGAGTTTCATAAGTAGGTCCTGTCCACCATGCATAAACACCTTGTTGCAATGTAATGTTAAGTTCATTTGCTACATCAGAAACAATTGCACGTAATTGTTTATTATAAACTTCGCTTACATCTAAAAAGCGAACACCAAGATCTGGATTATTTGGTCCAATTAATGGGTTATTGGCTGTCAGATTAATATGATCGGTGATCAGCATCAAATCGCCTGGTTTAAAACTAGTATTTACAGCGCCACAAGCATTAGTAATAATCAGTTTTTCAACGCCAAGCATTTTCATCACACGAACAGGAAAAGTAACTTGATCCAATGAAAAACCTTCATAATAGTGAAAACGACCTTTCATTGCGATTACAGTTTTATCGCCACTTTGACCAATTACTAATTCGTTTGCATGTCCAACAGCTGCAGATTTTGCAAAATGAGGAATCGTGTCATAAGGGATGTGAACCGCATCTTCAAGCGTATCGGCAAAAGGACCTAACCCAGAACCAAGAATAATCCCAATTGTTGGTTTTTTATCGGTATGTTGTTGAATAAAATTAACTGCTTGCTGTATATCAGATGTTTGATGCATGACTGTACCCTTTCAAATTATCGAAAAAAACTAAAAAAATTGGTGATTAAATATAATCACAAAAAAATTAGATGTCTCTTTGCTAACAATTATTGTCAGTTTTGAGAAATAGAGTTATAAATAATATGCTATTTAATAATAGAACATAGTCGAGATAAATAACTCTATTTTATAATTACAGAAAAAGATCACCTAAAAATATACAAGAAAAACAATGTAGTTGTTTTCATAGTTGTATATTATGCTGATCTTCATGCAATAAAGAAAGATGCTAATTCATTTATCTTTAATTTAATTATAATATAAAAATATTTTTATTATTTTTTGAAGTGTTATTTTGAAATGCATAACATTGATAATACGTTAAAAAACACTTTTTAGGTATTATACTTTTTTAAATTATAGTAGCTTAGAATTAAATTTAATCTCATTCAATAATACGACCGAAATCTGAATAAATAACTCCTTTTTCACCTCGAAAAAATCCGATCAGCGTTAAGTTATTTTGTTTAGCGTTATCAATGGCCATTGACGTTGCGGCAGAAACCGCCAAAAGGATTTCGATTCCACAGATAGCTGTTTTTTGAACCATTTCGTAGCTGGCACGGCTAGAAACCAGAATAACTCCTTTCTGTTCTTGATTACTCAATTGTTGCTGTTTTGCCCGGTAGCCGAGTAATTTATCTAATGCAACATGCCTTCCAATATCTTCAAAGCCCGCCAAGAATTGCCCATTCAAATCAAGCCAGACAGCAGCATGGGTACAGCCAGTTTGTTTACCAACTGATTGAACATTGGTTAAATATGCAAGAGAGTCACTAAAATTAGATAATTTTATTTTATCATTTAGTTGAAGAGGTGAAATACTTTGACAAACTTGCTCAATTTGCTCAGTACCACAAATTCCACATCCTGTTCTACCTGTTAGATTACGACGCTTTTCTTTTAATTGGGCAAAACGTCTTGATGATAATTCAATATTAACTTCAATTCCTTCTGCTCTTTCAACGATATCAATGCCATAAATATCATTAACCGACTCAATTATATTTTCAGTTAATGAAAAGCCAATCGCAAAATAGTCGAGATCTTTAGGCGTTGCCATCATAACAACATGTGAAATACCGTTATAAACTAAGGCAACTGGTTTTTCGATAGCTATTATATCTGTTTGTGGGTTTTGCAATGTACTATTACTGAATTTGGTTACTTCTAACGAAGTTGTTCCGATCGTCATAATTGATCTCTGGCTATTTTGATTATTAACAAATAGATTTGATTAAGATTAGCTTATTAACGTTAATAATGAGTAAATCAATATACTTATTATTATAAAAGCAGCAAATAATTAATGTGTTCAAATCCTATACATTTAATATTATGGTAAAATAAAAAATTATAATCAATTGCTAATTCATCAATTCAAACTATGTCTTTACAAGAAATCACACACATAATAATGCAATTTATTCAGACTCATCAAATATGGTCATTACCAATTATATTTTTATTGGCTTTTGGTGAGTCAATGGCTGTTATTTCATTACTTGTGCCTGCAACAGCCATATTATTGGGGGCTGGCGCCTTAATTGGTGGTGGTGCAATATCGTTTCTTCCTGTAATGATTGCAGCTTCAGTAGGAGCAGTTTTAGGGGATTGGGTATCTTATTGGTTAGGTAAACACTATCATCAACAAGTGATCGCCTCATGGCCGCTAAACAAACATCCAAAACTTATTTTTCGTGCAGAACAATTCTTTCAACGTTATGGTACGTTAGGAGTATTTATTGGTCGATTTTTTGGTCCATTACGAGCATTTGTGCCGCTTATTGCTGGCACTATGCATATGCCAGCAAGTAAATTTAATTTAGCTAATATTGCTTCAGCACCAATTTGGGCATTTGTGCTTTTAGCTCCCGGTGCATTTGGTGTGCCCTGGTTAGAAACTCTATTTGGTTAAATCGTACC
The sequence above is drawn from the Gilliamella apicola genome and encodes:
- a CDS encoding purine-nucleoside phosphorylase; this encodes MHQTSDIQQAVNFIQQHTDKKPTIGIILGSGLGPFADTLEDAVHIPYDTIPHFAKSAAVGHANELVIGQSGDKTVIAMKGRFHYYEGFSLDQVTFPVRVMKMLGVEKLIITNACGAVNTSFKPGDLMLITDHINLTANNPLIGPNNPDLGVRFLDVSEVYNKQLRAIVSDVANELNITLQQGVYAWWTGPTYETPAEIRMIRVLGADAVGMSTVPEAIIAHHSGIKTIGISCLTNMACGILDQPLGHEEVIETAERVKSTFLQLITKTIARF
- the fdhD gene encoding formate dehydrogenase accessory sulfurtransferase FdhD codes for the protein MTIGTTSLEVTKFSNSTLQNPQTDIIAIEKPVALVYNGISHVVMMATPKDLDYFAIGFSLTENIIESVNDIYGIDIVERAEGIEVNIELSSRRFAQLKEKRRNLTGRTGCGICGTEQIEQVCQSISPLQLNDKIKLSNFSDSLAYLTNVQSVGKQTGCTHAAVWLDLNGQFLAGFEDIGRHVALDKLLGYRAKQQQLSNQEQKGVILVSSRASYEMVQKTAICGIEILLAVSAATSMAIDNAKQNNLTLIGFFRGEKGVIYSDFGRIIE
- a CDS encoding nucleoside permease encodes the protein MNIKDRLKIMMFFQYFIWGSWLVTFGGYLFNTLHFSGSEVGMIFSTKGLAALIMPCIIGIIADKFLQPKYLYMLCHCVCAIALFYAASVNNSTMLFWVMLCNAFAFMPTIALSNSISYHCLDEEKLDTVSVFPKIRVFGTIGFIAAMWMISLLKFELSNAQLYVASAASVLLVMYSATLPNITINKSQQQSWSSRLGLDAFVLFKNPTMAVFFLFAMLLGAILQITNTFGGAFLHDFGKNPEFKNSLIVQYPAILLSVSQMAEVAFILTIPFFLKKFGIKKVIMISLIAWTLRFGLFAFGDPTPFGFVLLMLSMIVYGCAFDFFNISGSIFIEKEVNPNIRASAQGLYMTMVNGIGAYLGSILSGFVVDMCTHDNVKDWQTIWMIFASYALILGVVFYFTFNYRHSKSEPVVQ
- a CDS encoding EamA family transporter; translated protein: MKEKFVGGFLVFLGACSFGVLSSIVKTAYKDGYTLGEVTGVQCFLGMIMLWLTHFLVKSLNKSNTDFTTKRQLTKKWKTCAVGIFPGLVGICYYQCVQLVPASIAIILLMQYLWISIIIDFVIFKNKPTNIQILTVVAIIFGSCLAAGIFNEDIKLNLTGCLFGFLAALMYSLFITTSSNIGNDLPKLEKSALMITGACIVTFLIFPPMFFFKFDISDKLYQLGFLLALFGTVLPPFLFAVGMPKIGISLSAILSAAELPVAVTCSYLYLKELVFFNQWMGVVIILLAIALSNLKHLKNNR
- a CDS encoding DedA family protein, with the protein product MSLQEITHIIMQFIQTHQIWSLPIIFLLAFGESMAVISLLVPATAILLGAGALIGGGAISFLPVMIAASVGAVLGDWVSYWLGKHYHQQVIASWPLNKHPKLIFRAEQFFQRYGTLGVFIGRFFGPLRAFVPLIAGTMHMPASKFNLANIASAPIWAFVLLAPGAFGVPWLETLFG